The following coding sequences lie in one Fusarium poae strain DAOMC 252244 chromosome 1, whole genome shotgun sequence genomic window:
- a CDS encoding hypothetical protein (BUSCO:15448at5125) produces the protein MSASVLDYTKALEVLKEYKQRDGLDIHELMDTTKHGGLTYNDFLLLPGYIGFAASEVTLDSPITKRITLRTPFVSSPMDTVTEHEMAIHMALQGGLGVIHHNCSPEAQADMVRKVKRYENGFINDPIVIDQNTTVGEAKALKEKWGFGGFPVTEDGKLGSKLVGIVTNRDLQFEEDLDQPVSNVMVKDLVTAPETVTLLEANKILSKSKKGKLPIVDKDSNLVSMISRSDLTKNQHFPNASKLPDSKQLLCAAAIGTRPEDKLRLQKLVEAGLDIVILDSSQGNSMYQIEMIKWVKKEFPGVDVIGGNVVTREQAASLIAAGVDGLRIGMGSGSACITQEVMAVGRPQAAAVYSVSRFAARFGVPCIADGGIQNVGHIVKGLALGASTIMMGGLLAGTTESPGTSFVSREGKLVKAYRGMGSIDAMQDKKAGNGGKDSQKSNAGTARYFSEGDSVLVAQGVSGAVAHRGSIQKFVPYLAAGLKHSLQDSGMTSLSGMHQCAEAGELRFELRTASAQLEGNVNMESYEKKLYA, from the exons ATGTCCGCTTCAGTGCTCGACTACACCAAGGCCCTCGAGGTTCTCAAGGAGTACAAGCAAAGGGATGGACTCGACATCCACGAGCTTATGGACACAACCAAGCACGGTGGTCTGACCTACAATGACTTCCTGCTTCTCCCTGGCTACATTGGCTTCGCTGCCTCTGAGGTCACCCTTGATTCGCCCATCACCAAGCGCATCACCCTCCGAACACCCTTCGTCTCGTCTCCTATGGACACTGTCACGGAGCACGAGATGGCCATCCACATGGCTCTCCAGGGTGGTCTTGGTGTTATTCACCACAACTGCTCCCCCGAGGCCCAGGCCGACATGGTCCGTAAGGTCAAGCGATACGAGAACGGTTTCATTAACGACCCTATCGTCATTGATCAGAACACCACTGTTGGTGAGGCCAAGGCCCTGAAGGAGAAGTGGGGTTTCGGTGGTTTCCCAGTCACTG AGGATGGCAAGCTTGGATCCAAGCTTGTTGGTATTGTTACCAACCGAGACCTTCAGTTCGAAGAGGACCTTGACCAGCCCGTCTCTAATGTCATGGTTAAGGACCTTGTCACTGCTCCAGAGACCGTCACTCTCCTCGAAGCCAACAAGATCCtttccaagtccaagaaggGCAAGCTCCCTATCGTCGACAAGGACTCCAACCTCGTCTCTATGATCTCTCGTTCCGACTTGACCAAGAACCAGCATTTCCCCAATGCTTCCAAGCTTCCCGACAGCAAGCAGCTCCTCTGTGCTGCTGCTATTGGTACTCGCCCTGAGGACAAGCTTCGCCTCCAGAAGCTCGTTGAGGCTGgtctcgatatcgttatCCTGGACAGCTCCCAGGGTAACAGCATGTACCAGATTGAGATGATCAAGTGGGTTAAGAAGGAATTCCCTGGCGTCGACGTCATTGGCGGAAACGTCGTGACCCGAGAGCAGGCTGCTTCTTTGATCGCTGCTGGTGTTGATGGTCTCCGAATTGGTATGGGCAGTGGTTCCGCTTGTATCACCCAGGAAGTCATGGCTGTCGGCCGTCCTCAGGCTGCTGCCGTCTACAGCGTCAGCCGATTCGCTGCTCGTTTTGGCGTTCCTTGTATCGCCGACGGTGGTATCCAAAACGTTGGCCACATCGTCAAGGGTCTTGCCCTTGGTGCCTCTACTATCATGATGGGTGGTCTCTTGGCTGGTACCACCGAGTCTCCCGGTACTTCTTTCGTCTCTCGCGAGGGTAAGCTTGTCAAGGCTTACCGAGGCATGGGCAGCATCGACGCCATGCAGGACAAGAAGGCTGGCAACGGTGGCAAGGATAGCCAGAAGAGCAACGCCGGAACTGCTCGTTACTTCTCTGAGGGTGACAGCGTCCTGGTCGCTCAAGGTGTTTCGGGTGCTGTGGCTCACCGAGG ATCGATCCAGAAGTTTGTTCCTTACCTCGCTGCTGGCCTCAAGCACTCTCTTCAGGACAGTGGCATGACCAGCCTGTCGGGTATGCACCAGTGCGCCGAGGCTGGTGAGCTCCGATTCGAGCTCCGCACAGCCAGTGCTCAGTTGGAGGGCAACGTGAACATGGAGTCTTATGAGAAGAAGCTTTACGCGTAA
- a CDS encoding hypothetical protein (BUSCO:9374at5125): MPSDDYNFGDVFQKIYVAKQKPPPIPVSENMKVVLQSFPSLGQVTSVRGKSVTLTTVLEIPKSRASESWEVSVWHSVDDSSWGDILLLPIQEASAPQTLQTLDDSMYRFYFSSSIAFEASLKFTLKFRHSSDADWRWIRDEQGLNDGLIVNTPVGLSSNSLSDLIPDINSKDWTIKSQLSQSPRTSLWSLEAAIAPANQEDSTYRDILIGTPFGTFARWFSLVRLWSPWLAPRHGKSHFSLDKDGVLCCFLSPQGKTLVFLAVSGIGHVLPVFRSESDGKIQVHARNDGLSDENATILVSEGDDFDCAMASVMYHARNLVSVTKQANGEWPNELSALVDDFKPEWLEHWFDGLGFCTWNALGQQLTDQKIFDALDKLGEHNIKVSSLIIDDNWQSIDYQGPSQFQYGWKDFEAEPKAFPQGLKATVSHIRENHPHIQHIAVWHALLGYWGGIAPDGKLAKTYKTIEVTREEADRRNLPLGGKMTVIAQEDVSRFYNDFYKFLSDAGVDAVKTDAQFMIDTWVEASTRRDLINAYLEAWTISTLCHFSAKAISCMSQFPQALFHSQMPTNRPTILVRNSDDFFPEIPASHPWHVWTNAHNAIFMSYLNVLPDWDMFQTVHEYSGFHAAARCVSGGPIYITDVPGEHDMDLIGQMTGLTPQGKTVILRPSSLGKTVNPYIGYDDDLFLKVGSHHRASHTGYPILGVFNVSSRPLTELIPLSSFPGVTQGYYVVRAHTTGKVSQPTTLEGSGSLFTTSLPVRGFEILSAFSLTPLSSIKHGDVFVSNLGLLGKMAGVAAVIMNDIKQELHNNRVLIDTRIKAFGTLGIYISALPDLTIEGDFLITIQEKVIPLHTVSISTFDKHVLEIDVGKAWKDMGLESRWSNDVEVKVHFGL; encoded by the exons ATGCCGTCTGACGATTACAACTTTGGCGACGTTTTTCAGAAAATCTACGTCGCTAAACAGAAACCTCCTCCGATTCCGGTTTCCGAAAATATGAAAGTTGTTCTACAGAGCTTTCCATCTCTAGGGCAAGTAACCTCAGTTCGAGGTAAAAGTGTCACCCTAACCACTGTTCTTGAGATACCCAAGTCTCGTGCCAGCGAGTCCTGGGAGGTCTCTGTCTGGCACTCCGTAGACGATTCATCCTGGGGAGATATACTGCTACTTCCTATCCAGGAAGCCTCAGCCCCTCAAACTCTGCAAACGTTAGATGACTCTATGTACCGTTTCTATTTCTCTTCGTCTATTGCATTTGAGGCTTCGCTCAAGTTTACTCTCAAGTTTCGTCACAGTTCAGATGCCGATTGGAGATGGATCCGCGATGAACAAGGTCTCAATGATGGATTGATTGTCAACACTCCCGTTGGACTTTCATCTAATAGCCTGTCCGATCTCATACCTGATATAAACTCCAAAGATTGGACAATTAAATCACAACTGAGCCAATCACCCCGAACTTCGCTCTGGTCGCTGGAGGCAGCCATTGCACCTGCGAATCAAGAAGATTCAACTTACAGGGACATTTTAATCGGTACCCCTTTTGGTACTTTTGCAAG GTGGTTCTCTCTTGTTCGGCTGTGGTCACCCTGGCTTGCCCCCCGACATGGAAAATCACACTTCTCACTCGATAAAGATGGAGttctttgttgtttcttGAGTCCACAGGGCAAAACTCTCGTGTTTCTTGCTGTTAGTGGTATCGGGCATGTCTTGCCAGTTTTTCGAAGCGAATCAGATGGGAAAATTCAAGTTCAT GCTCGGAACGACGGGCTCTCTGACGAGAATGCCACTATCCTTGTTTCCGAAGGTGACGATTTCGATTGTGCTATGGCTTCTGTAATGTACCATGCTAGGAACCTTGTTTCGGTCACTAAGCAGGCCAACGGGGAATGGCCCAACGAGCTTTCTGCTTTGGTAGACGACTTCAAGCCAGAATGGCTAGAGCACTGGTTTGACGGACTCGGGTTCT GCACATGGAACGCTCTTGGACAGCAACTGACAGACCAGAAGATATTTGATGCCCTCGATAAATTAGGCGAACACAACATCAAAGTCTCGAGTCTGATTATCGATGATAACTGGCAGTCGATTGACTATCAAGGTCCCAGCCAATTTCAGTACGGTTGGAAGGATTTTGAAGCTGAGCCCAAGGCTTTCCCCCAAGGATTGAAGGCTACTGTATCCCACATTCGAGAAAACCACCCGCATATCCAGCACATTGCTGTATGGCATGCACTTCTGGGGTATTGGGGCGGTATTGCCCCTGATGGGAAGCTTGCTAAGACGTACAAGACCATCGAGGTTACAAGAGAGGAGGCCGACCGTCGCAATCTTCCTCTAGGCGGCAAAATGACAGTCATCGCCCAGGAGGACGTCAGCCGATTTTACAATGACTTTTATAAATTCCTTTCGGATGCTGGAGTCGATGCTGTCAAGACAGATGCCCAGTTCATGATTGATACATGGGTTGAGGCTTCTACTCGTCGAGACCTCATCAACGCCTATCTTGAGGCTTGGACTATCTCGACTCTGTGTCACTTTAGTGCAAAGGCCATATCTTGCATGTCTCAATTTCCTCAGGCTCTCTTCCACTCTCAAATGCCGACGAATCGACCCACGATTCTGGTTCGCAACTCGGACGATTTCTTCCCCGAGATACCCGCATCGCACCCATGGCACGTATGGACAAACGCACATAACGCCATCTTCATGAGTTATCTAAATGTGCTTCCTGACTGGGACATGTTTCAAACTGTCCACGAGTATTCCGGATTTCATGCTGCAGCTAGATGTGTCAGTGGAGGACCTATTTATATCACTGATGTTCCTGGGGAACACGATATGGATCTGATCGGACAGATGACTGGTCTCACTCCGCAGGGAAAGACTGTTATTCTCCGGCCAAGTTCGTTGGGAAAGACAGTGAATCCTTATATTGGATATGACGATGATTTGTTCTTGAAAGTAGGAAGTCATCACA GAGCTTCGCATACGGGATACCCCATCTTGGGAGTCTTTAATGTCTCTTCCAGGCCGCTGACTGAACTTATTCCTCTATCGAGCTTTCCTGGTGTAACTCAGGGCTACTATGTGGTTCGCGCTCATACAACAGGCAAGGTTTCTCAGCCGACAACGCTTGAGGGGTCTGGCTCCTTGTTTACGACTTCATTGCCTGTCCGAGGATTTGAGATACTATCTGCGTTTTCCTTAACGCCTCTATCCAGCATCAAGCACGGCGACGTTTTTGTCTCGAACCTGGGTTTGTTAGGCAAGATGGCAGGTGTTGCAGCAGTCATCATGAACGATATCAAACAGGAACTTCATAATAATCGGGTTTTGATAGACACACGCATCAAGGCATTCGGTACACTAG GTATTTACATATCTGCGCTTCCCGATCTAACTATTGAGGGGGATTTCTTGATTACAATACAAGAAAAGGTTATACCTTTGCACACAGTGTCTATTTCAACATTCGACAAGCATGTACTTGAGATTGACGTTGGGAAAGCGTGGAAGGATATGGGTCTTGAAAGTCGATGGAGCAATGACGTTGAAGTGAAAGTGCACTTTGGTCTTTAA
- a CDS encoding hypothetical protein (MEROPS:MER0001229~BUSCO:19629at5125) has translation MASRRLALNLSRGLRNRAGFSAAVPFTRGFATPSTVGKTQTTTLKNGLTVATEHSPFAQTSTVGVWIDAGSRAETDENNGTAHFLEHLAFKGTAKRTQQQLELEIENMGGHLNAYTSRENTVYFAKAFNSDVPQCVDILSDILQNSKLEQSAIERERDVILRESEEVEKQVEEVVFDHLHATAFQHQPLGRTILGPRQNIRDITRTELTDYIKNNYTADRMVLVGAGGIPHEQLVQLAEKHFSGLPSSGPQNSAYLRSKQKADFMGSDVRVRDDNMPTANIALAVEGVSWNSEDYFTALVAQAIVGNYDKAVGQAPHQGSKLSGWVHKHDLANSFMSFSTSYNDTGLWGIYLVSDKPDRVDDLVHFAIREWMRLCTNVSASETERAKAQLKASILLSLDGTTAVAEDIGRQLVTTGRRMAPNEIERKIDAITEKDIMDFANRKLWDRDIAVSAVGTIEGLFDYQRLRNTMKPKF, from the exons ATGGCGTCCCGGAGACTGGCTTTGAACCTCTCGCGAGGTCTGCGAAACCGTGCTGGGTTTTCGGCCGCCGTTCCTTTCACACGAGGCTTTGCCACTCCCTCTACTGTTGGCAAGACTCAGACTACAACTCTTAAGAATGGATTGACT GTCGCTACCGAGCACTCGCCCTTTGCGCAAACGTCGACCGTCGGTGTCTGGATCGATGCCGGTTCCCGAGCTGAGACTGATGAGAACAACGGTACCGCCCACTTCCTTGAGCATCTCGCTTTCAAG GGTACTGCCAAGCGAACTCAGCAGCAATTGGAATTGGAGATTGAGAACATGGGTGGTCATCTGAACGCCTACACTTCG CGCGAGAACACTGTCTACTTCGCCAAGGCTTTCAACTCTGATGTTCCCCAGTGCGTCGACATTCTCTCCGATATTCTCCAGAACTCCAAGCTCGAGCAGTCCGCTATCGAGCGTGAGCGCGACGTTATCCTCCGCGAGTCCGAGGAGGTCGAGAAGCAGGTCGAGGAAGTCGTTTTCGATCACCTCCACGCCACTGCTTTCCAGCACCAGCCCCTTGGCCGCACCATCCTCGGCCCTCGCCAGAACATCCGCGACATCACCCGAACCGAGCTTACCGACTACATCAAGAACAACTACACTGCTGACCGCATGGTTCTTGTTGGCGCCGGTGGTATCCCCCACGAGCAGCTTGTCCAGCTCGCCGAGAAGCACTTCTCTGGTCTTCCCAGCAGTGGCCCCCAGAACAGCGCCTACCTCCGCTCCAAGCAGAAGGCTGACTTTATGGGCTCTGACGTCCGTGTCCGAGATGACAACATGCCCACTGCCAACATCGCTCTCGCCGTCGAGGGTGTCAGCTGGAACTCCGAGGACTACTTCACTGCTCTCGTTGCTCAGGCTATTGTTGGTAATTACGACAAGGCTGTTGGCCAGGCTCCCCACCAGGGCAGCAAGCTCAGCGGCTGGGTCCACAAGCACGATCTTGccaacagcttcatgagCTTCTCCACCAGCTACAACGACACCGG TCTGTGGGGTATCTACCTCGTTTCCGACAAGCCTGACCGAGTTGACGACCTCGTCCACTTCGCTATCCGTGAGTGGATGCGTCTCTGCACCAACGTCAGCGCCTCCGAGACCGAGCGTGCCAAGGCCCAGCTCAAGGCTTCCATCCTACTGTCTCTCGATGGCACCACCGCTGTTGCTGAGGACATTGGCCGACAGCTCGTCACCACTGGCCGCCGCATGGCTCCTAACGAGATTGAGCGCAAGATTGACGCCATTACTGAGAAGGACATTATGGACTTCGCCAACCGAAAACTCTGGGATCGTGATATCGCCGTCAGTGCTGTGGGAACCATTGAGGGTCTCTTTGATTACCAGAGACTTCGCAACACCATGAAGCCCAAGTTTTAA
- a CDS encoding hypothetical protein (BUSCO:56460at5125) — protein sequence MASSQPQTNGVPASSAGTSQTVPNTQTTAASSSQPAATASQNAPPPPALSTTAPRPRDSRLIELLLTSQGVTAYEQRVPLLLLDFAYRHTSSVLSDALHLSGDPYVTQAGSKPSANAGAISAPAGDAAVTANAVKLAIAARLSYQFRGGNAGGGISKEYMYELARERNKVALPKIVPSEWGVRLPSERFVLSGTSWGLKDVWDEEDDEEMDQGGDAMEGIEGPEPEDVGGDGVEGGTVEDMFGEDVDEEMAEEG from the coding sequence ATGGCATCAAGCCAGCCGCAGACTAATGGAGTTCCAGCCTCATCGGCAGGAACTTCTCAGACAGTACCAAACACACAAACTACTGCCGCCTCGTCTAGCCAACCCGCAGCTACGGCCTCGCAGAACGCCCCCCCTCCCCCAGCGCTATCAACAACCGCGCCCAGGCCGCGCGACTCTCGTCTCATCGAGCTTCTCCTCACATCGCAAGGAGTCACCGCTTACGAGCAGCGCGTGccccttctccttctcgatTTCGCATACCGCCACACATCCTCTGTCCTGAGTGATGCCCTCCACCTCTCTGGCGACCCATATGTTACGCAAGCAGGCTCTAAACCATCAGCAAATGCCGGCGCCATCTCAGCACCAGCAGGCGACGCTGCGGTGACAGCCAACGCCGTTAAGCTTGCCATTGCAGCCCGACTCAGCTATCAGTTCCGCGGAGGAAATGCCGGCGGGGGCATCAGCAAAGAATACATGTATGAGCTTGCGCGCGAGCGGAACAAGGTGGCACTACCAAAGATCGTACCAAGTGAATGGGGTGTTCGATTGCCAAGCGAGCGGTTCGTACTGAGCGGGACGAGCTGGGGTCTTAAGGACGTCTGggatgaggaggacgacGAAGAGATGGACCAAGGGGGCGATGCCATGGAGGGTATCGAAGGGCCTGAACCCGAGGATGTTGGTGGAGATGGTGTGGAAGGCGGTACTGTTGAGGACATGTTCGGTGAGGATGTCGACGAAGAAATGGCTGAAGAGGGTTAG
- the HIS3 gene encoding imidazoleglycerol-phosphate dehydratase (BUSCO:5825at5125), with product METTLPLPFLVSVASPNDQSASDGLSRQEIALLGAPFFETASKDWGRPSAGTNVHMDATALSDPDDVVALLDSGVRTVFVTSESYSEYEQYGARVIPAVSSLILSAATEHGLLVKDFDVSSGDVEKFIEVAQSKQIKNLYVKPAPETDIEKFIEVAKKANAIPIIPSTRLTTDKNDSSRLLLSKLIASYWKSDRTDGLIPTVVTDDAGIALGLAYTSEESILEALRTQTGVYQSRKRGLWVKGLTSGDTQELLRIGLDCDNDTIKFVVNQKGRFCHLQQFGCFGDLNGISALEQTLKSRKDSAPEGSYTARLFSDEKLLRAKIMEEAEELCDGKTKENIAFEAADLIYFALTKAVGAGVSLADIEANLDAKSLKVKRRTGNAKGKWAEKEGIKTDEAPAKTSQPEAEKPADGRIVMERVDSTKISQADLVEKLKRPSQKSPEAILKIIKPIIEEVRTGGDKAVLSYTHKFEKATSLTSPVLKAPFPKELMDIPPETIEAIDVSFENIKRFHSAQQEEKSLQVETMPGIVCSRFSRPIERVGLYIPGGTAVLPSTALMLGVPAMVAGCQKIVFASPPRSDGRITPEIVYVAHKVGAESIVLAGGAQAVAALAYGTESVTKVDKILGPGNQFVTAAKMHVSNDTNAGVGIDMPAGPSEVLVVADKDANPAFVASDLLSQAEHGVDSQVILIAVDLSEQELQAIEDEVHKQAVALPRVDIVRGSIAHSVTVQVKDIAEAMRISNEYAPEHLILQIKDAEKAVDQVMNAGSVFIGHWTPESVGDYSAGVNHSLPTYGFAKQYSGVNLGSFQKHITSSNLTADGLKNVGTAVMQLAKVEELEAHRRAVEIRLNYLKQQQ from the exons ATGGAGACGACCCTTCCGTTGCCGTTCCTGGTGAGCGTTGCCAGTCCCAACGATCAATCTGCCAGCGATGGCCTCAGCCGTCAAGAGATTGCTCTTCTCGGtgctccattcttcgaaacCGCCTCCAAGGATTGGGGTCGCCCTAGTGCTGGAACCAATGTTCACATGGACGCTACAGCCTTAAGCGACCCTGACGATGTAGTTGCTTTACTTGATAGCGGAGTACGAACGGTTTTTGTTACCTCTGAATCTTATTCAGAGTACGAGCAATATGGCGCCAGAGTTATTCCTGCTGTCTCGTCACTCATTCTCTCTGCAGCTACTGAGCACGGTTTATTGGTCAAGGATTTTGACGTCTCTTCAGGTGACGTTGAAAAGTTCATTGAAGTCGCGCAGTCCAAGCAGATCAAGAATCTCTATGTCAAGCCTGCTCCTGAAACCGACATCGAAAAATTTATCGAGGtggccaagaaggccaacgCGATCCCAATCATCCCTTCCACACGATTAACGACCGACAAGAATGATTCGAGCCGATTATTGCTATCGAAACTTATCGCCTCATACTGGAAGTCTGACCGAACTGATGGACTGATCCCCACTGTTGTCACCGATGACGCAGGAATCGCTTTGGGTCTCGCGTATACCAGTGAAGAGAGTATTCTGGAAGCTTTACGAACACAAACCGGCGTTTACCAGAGCCGCAAGCGTGGCCTTTGGGTGAAGGGACTCACCTCTGGTGATACCCAGGAGTTGCTGCGAATTGGCCTCGACTGTGACAACGATACTATCAAGTTCGTGGTCAACCAGAAGGGCCGTTTTTGCCACCTGCAGCAGTTTGGGTGCTTTGGAGATCTCAATGGTATCTCTGCACTCGAACAAACACTCAAGTCTCGCAAGGACTCTGCCCCTGAGGGTTCCTATACTGCCCGCCTATTTTCAGACGAGAAGCTCCTCAGAGCGAAGATTATGGAGGAGGCAGAAGAGCTATGCGATGGCAAGACCAAGGAGAACATCGCTTTTGAGGCTGCAGACTTGATTTACTTTGCTTTGACCAAGGCTGTTGGTGCCGGCGTTAGCCTCGCTGATATTGAGGCCAACCTGGACGCCAAGAGTCTCAAGGTCAAGCGAAGAACAGGTAATGCCAAGGGCAAATGGGCTGAAAAGGAGGGTATAAAGACCGATGAGGCCCCAGCTAAGACATCGCAGCCAGAAGCTGAAAAGCCTGCTGACGGACGTATCGTCATGGAGCGAGTCGATTCTACCAAGATCTCCCAGGCTGACCTTGTGGAGAAACTCAAGAGACCTTCTCAGAAATCCCCCGAGGCTATCCTGAAGATCATTAAGCCCATCATTGAGGAAGTACGAACCGGCGGCGACAAAGCTGTTCTATCTTACACTCACAAGTTCGAAAAGGCCACCTCTTTGACGTCTCCTGTTCTCAAGGCTCCCTTCCCCAAGGAATTGATGGATATCCCTCCTGAGACTATTGAGGCCATCGACGTCTCTTTCGAGAACATCAAGAGGTTTCACTCTGCTCAGCAGGAGGAGAAGTCTCTTCAGGTTGAGACCATGCCTGGCATTGTCTGCAGCCGCTTCTCAAGACCTATTGAGCGCGTCGGTCTCTACATTCCTGGCGGAACTGCTGTCCTTCCCAGTACTGCTCTGATGCTTGGTGTGCCGGCCATGGTTGCTGGCTGCCAAAAGATTGTCTTTGCTTCGCCCCCTCGGTCCGATGGCCGTATCACCCCTGAGATAGTCTATGTTGCCCACAAGGTTGGTGCCGAGAGCATTGTTTTGGCCGGAGGTGCCCAGGCCGTCGCTGCTCTTGCCTATGGTACCGAGAGTGTGACCAAGGTTGACAAAATTCTCGGACCCGGTAACCAGTTCGTGACCGCCGCCAAGATGCATGTCAGCAACGACACCAACGCTGGTGTGGGTATTGATATGCCTGCTGGTCCCTCCGAAgttcttgttgttgctgaCAAGGACGCCAACCCTGCCTTCGTTGCCTCTGACCTTCTCTCTCAAGCTGAGCATGGCGTTGACAGCCAGGTTATTCTGATCGCCGTTGACCTTAGTGAACAAGAGCTTCAGGCCATCGAGGATGAAGTCCACAAGCAAGCTGTGGCACTCCCTCGTGTCGACATTGTCCGAGGCTCTATTGCCCACTCTGTTACTGTCCAAGTCAAGGATATCGCGGAGGCCATGCGCATCAGCAACGAGTATGCACCTGAACATCTCATTCTTCAAATCAAGGATGCCGAGAAGGCTGTCGATCAGGTCATGAACGCTGGCAGTGTCTTCATTGGCCACTGGACTCCTGAGAGTGTCGGCGACTACTCTGCAGGTGTCAACCACTCCTTGC CTACATACGGTTTTGCTAAGCAATACTCTGGTGTCAACTTGGGCTCATTCCAGAAGCACATCACCAGCTCCAACCTTACTGCCGATGGTCTGAAGAACGTCGGCACTGCTGTTATGCAGCTAgccaaggttgaggagctCGAGGCTCACAGAAGAGCAGTTGAGATTCGACTCAACTATTTGAAGCAACAGCAGTAG